One Pseudonocardia sediminis DNA window includes the following coding sequences:
- a CDS encoding DUF2252 domain-containing protein, which yields MTSHPVLPGSDGDNFTSLSRAATPRSERYGIGRGLRKQAPRRSLDRWSNALRRVDPIDLVVATNAGRVESLVPERIKRMSASPHAFLRGAAAVHAADFAVLPSTGIHPVICGDAHLGNFGFYASPERELVFDLNDFDEAHPGAWEWDLRRLVASTWVAGRDNDASEDQCEQAVARCVEAYRRHIARLADAPLLERSFERLDAERLHKGARHKKSRTAVANAAKRARTRTSDRALPRFVTSDGGQRRIVVEPPLITRPDGEHREQILAALDDYLSTVPPHWARILGGYRAVDVAHKVVGVGSVGLRAYLALCEGSSPDDVLFLQLKQARRSVVAPFVHGDEAWHDHQGQRVVEYQQALQTVSDPLLGWTSIRGRQYYVRQFRDMKGAVVLDGLNATALADYAAVCGMLLAKGHARTSGASMIAGYLGGGGKVRDALCRFARRYADQTERDHDALLRAIRSGRLSDTPPRDVPDDDIG from the coding sequence GTGACATCCCACCCCGTGCTGCCCGGCTCCGACGGCGACAACTTCACGTCGCTGTCCCGCGCCGCCACCCCGCGGTCCGAGCGCTACGGGATCGGGCGCGGGTTGCGGAAGCAGGCGCCGCGCAGGTCGCTGGACCGCTGGTCGAACGCCCTGCGCCGGGTCGACCCGATCGACCTCGTGGTGGCCACGAACGCCGGCCGGGTGGAGAGCCTGGTCCCGGAGCGGATCAAGCGGATGAGCGCGTCGCCGCACGCGTTCCTGCGCGGGGCCGCGGCGGTCCACGCGGCCGACTTCGCGGTGCTGCCCTCGACCGGGATCCACCCGGTGATCTGCGGGGACGCGCACCTGGGCAACTTCGGCTTCTACGCCTCCCCCGAGCGGGAGCTCGTGTTCGACCTCAACGACTTCGACGAGGCCCACCCCGGCGCGTGGGAGTGGGACCTGCGACGGCTCGTCGCCAGCACCTGGGTCGCCGGACGGGACAACGACGCGTCCGAGGACCAGTGCGAGCAGGCCGTCGCGCGGTGCGTCGAGGCCTACCGCCGCCACATCGCCCGCCTCGCCGACGCGCCGCTGCTGGAGCGCTCCTTCGAACGGCTCGACGCGGAACGGCTGCACAAGGGGGCGCGGCACAAGAAGTCCCGCACCGCGGTGGCGAACGCGGCCAAGCGCGCCCGGACCCGCACCAGCGACCGCGCCCTGCCCCGCTTCGTGACCTCCGACGGCGGGCAGCGGCGCATCGTCGTCGAACCGCCCCTGATCACCCGCCCGGACGGCGAGCACCGCGAGCAGATCCTCGCCGCACTGGACGACTACCTGTCCACGGTCCCACCGCACTGGGCCCGGATCCTCGGCGGGTACCGCGCCGTCGACGTCGCGCACAAAGTCGTCGGCGTCGGCTCGGTCGGGCTGCGCGCCTACCTCGCGCTGTGCGAGGGCTCCAGCCCCGACGACGTCCTGTTCCTGCAGCTCAAGCAGGCCAGGCGGTCGGTCGTCGCCCCGTTCGTGCACGGCGACGAGGCCTGGCACGACCACCAGGGCCAGCGGGTCGTGGAGTACCAGCAGGCGCTGCAGACCGTCTCCGACCCGCTGCTGGGCTGGACCTCCATCCGCGGACGGCAGTACTACGTGCGCCAGTTCCGTGACATGAAGGGCGCCGTCGTCCTGGACGGGCTGAACGCGACCGCCCTGGCCGACTACGCCGCCGTCTGCGGGATGCTGCTGGCCAAGGGGCACGCCCGGACCAGCGGCGCGTCGATGATCGCCGGGTACCTGGGCGGCGGTGGGAAGGTCCGCGACGCGCTGTGCCGCTTCGCCCGCCGCTACGCCGACCAGACCGAGCGCGACCACGACGCCCTGCTGCGCGCGATCCGTTCCGGGCGCCTGTCGGATACCCCAC
- a CDS encoding dTDP-4-dehydrorhamnose 3,5-epimerase family protein, with product MKATELSIPGAWLFEPSAFPDPRGVFVAPFQGAPFRDALGFDLTVAQTNHSVSARGVIRGVHFADTPPGQAKYLYCASGSILDVVVDLRVGSPTFGRSEAVDLDGESMRAVYLSEGLGHAFMALTDDTVVAYLCSTPYSPAAEHGLTPLDPELGLPWPSGIEPVLSEKDAAAPTLATARAEGLLPDWERCRARYAELRG from the coding sequence GTGAAGGCGACCGAGCTGTCGATCCCGGGGGCGTGGTTGTTCGAACCGAGCGCGTTCCCGGACCCGCGCGGGGTGTTCGTCGCCCCGTTCCAGGGCGCCCCGTTCCGGGACGCGCTGGGGTTCGACCTGACGGTGGCCCAGACCAACCACAGCGTGTCCGCGCGTGGGGTGATCCGGGGTGTGCATTTCGCCGACACCCCGCCGGGGCAGGCGAAGTACCTCTACTGCGCGTCCGGGTCGATCCTGGATGTGGTCGTGGATCTGCGGGTCGGGTCGCCGACGTTCGGGCGCTCCGAGGCCGTCGATCTCGACGGGGAGTCGATGCGGGCGGTGTATCTGTCGGAGGGGCTCGGGCACGCGTTCATGGCCCTGACCGACGACACCGTCGTCGCCTACCTGTGCTCGACGCCGTACAGCCCCGCAGCCGAGCACGGGCTGACGCCGCTGGACCCGGAGCTGGGGTTGCCGTGGCCGTCCGGGATCGAGCCGGTGTTGTCCGAGAAGGACGCCGCCGCACCGACGCTGGCTACGGCCCGCGCCGAGGGGCTCCTACCGGACTGGGAACGCTGCCGGGCCCGCTACGCCGAGCTGCGCGGCTGA
- the rfbB gene encoding dTDP-glucose 4,6-dehydratase yields the protein MRVLVTGGAGFIGSHFVRSTIGDAYPSLAGADVVVLDAFTYAGTMTNLETVSGSARLSVERGDIRDPARVAEVINGVDLVVHFAAESHVDRSISGAADFVSTNVGGTQVLLQAALDAGVARFVHVSTDEVYGSIAEGSWSEEHVLEPNSPYSASKAGSDLLARSYHRTHGMHVCITRCSNNYGPHQFPEKVIPLFVSNLLDGRRVPLYGDGLNVRDWLHVDDHCRGIALVAEGGRAGEVYNIGGGTELTNVDLTYRLLAAVGAGEEMIERVPDRLGHDRRYSVDWSKIRDELGYAPATSFDSGLAATVDWYREHRAWWESLKAGVNR from the coding sequence ATGCGGGTACTCGTGACCGGAGGAGCCGGCTTCATCGGATCGCATTTCGTGCGGTCGACGATCGGTGACGCGTATCCGTCGCTGGCCGGGGCCGACGTCGTCGTGCTGGACGCCTTCACCTACGCGGGAACGATGACGAACCTGGAGACGGTGTCGGGTTCGGCGCGGTTGAGCGTCGAGCGGGGCGACATCCGCGATCCCGCCCGGGTGGCCGAGGTGATCAACGGGGTGGATCTGGTCGTGCACTTCGCCGCGGAGTCGCACGTGGATCGGTCGATCTCCGGGGCGGCGGACTTCGTCTCGACCAACGTCGGGGGCACGCAGGTGTTGCTGCAGGCCGCGCTGGACGCGGGGGTGGCGCGGTTCGTGCACGTCTCGACCGACGAGGTGTACGGGTCGATCGCGGAGGGTTCGTGGTCGGAGGAGCACGTGCTGGAGCCGAACTCGCCGTACTCGGCGTCGAAGGCGGGCTCGGATCTGTTGGCGCGGTCGTATCACCGCACGCACGGGATGCACGTGTGCATCACGCGGTGCTCGAACAACTACGGGCCGCACCAGTTCCCGGAGAAGGTGATCCCGTTGTTCGTCTCCAACCTCCTCGACGGTCGCAGGGTGCCGCTCTACGGCGACGGGCTCAATGTGCGGGACTGGTTGCACGTCGACGACCACTGCCGGGGGATCGCGCTGGTGGCGGAGGGTGGTCGTGCGGGCGAGGTCTACAACATCGGCGGCGGCACCGAGCTGACGAACGTCGACCTCACCTATCGGCTGTTGGCGGCGGTGGGGGCGGGGGAGGAGATGATCGAGCGGGTACCGGACCGGCTCGGGCACGATCGTCGCTACTCGGTGGACTGGTCGAAGATCCGCGACGAGCTGGGTTACGCGCCGGCGACCTCGTTCGATTCGGGGCTCGCGGCGACGGTGGACTGGTACCGGGAGCACCGGGCGTGGTGGGAGTCGCTCAAGGCGGGGGTAAACCGGTGA
- the rfbD gene encoding dTDP-4-dehydrorhamnose reductase has protein sequence MRAVVLGAGGQLGRALVAALPGALALTREQLDIGDPHAVDAFDWTRVDTVFNAAAYTAVDRAETDRAAAWRTNATGPANLARASVRHGLTLVHVSTEYVFDGTAAGPIPEDAPLSPAGVYGASKAAGEVAVAAVPRHVVARTSWLVGDGHNFVATMLGLAGRGVSPTVVDDQVGRPTFAPDLAAALVALAGAESGTYHVTGDGEPVSWAGLAREVFAHAGRDPADVRPVTTAEYTADRPGTAPRPANSVLDLSRLTRAGITVPAWRDSLATHLAGATR, from the coding sequence GTGCGAGCGGTCGTTCTCGGTGCGGGCGGGCAGCTCGGACGGGCCCTCGTCGCCGCCCTGCCCGGCGCCCTCGCCCTCACCCGGGAGCAGCTCGACATCGGCGATCCGCACGCCGTCGACGCGTTCGACTGGACCCGCGTCGACACCGTGTTCAACGCCGCCGCCTACACCGCCGTCGACCGCGCCGAGACCGACCGCGCCGCCGCTTGGCGGACCAACGCGACCGGCCCGGCGAACCTCGCGCGCGCCTCGGTGCGGCACGGCCTGACACTCGTGCACGTGTCCACCGAGTACGTCTTCGACGGCACGGCGGCCGGCCCGATCCCGGAGGACGCGCCGCTCTCCCCCGCCGGCGTGTACGGCGCGTCGAAGGCCGCCGGTGAGGTCGCGGTGGCGGCCGTCCCGCGGCACGTCGTCGCTCGCACCAGCTGGCTCGTCGGGGACGGCCACAACTTCGTCGCGACGATGCTCGGCCTGGCCGGGCGCGGGGTGTCACCGACCGTCGTCGACGACCAGGTCGGCCGTCCGACGTTCGCGCCCGACCTCGCCGCCGCGCTGGTCGCCCTCGCCGGAGCCGAGTCCGGCACCTACCACGTGACCGGCGACGGCGAGCCGGTGAGCTGGGCGGGCCTCGCCCGCGAGGTGTTCGCCCACGCCGGTCGCGACCCCGCCGACGTCCGCCCGGTGACCACCGCCGAGTACACCGCGGACCGTCCGGGCACCGCGCCCCGGCCGGCGAACAGCGTCCTCGACCTCAGTCGCCTGACCCGCGCCGGGATCACCGTCCCCGCCTGGCGCGACTCCCTCGCGACCCACCTCGCCGGAGCGACACGATGA
- the rfbA gene encoding glucose-1-phosphate thymidylyltransferase RfbA codes for MTKGIILAGGTGSRLHPITRAVSKQLLPVYDKPMIYHPLSTLMLAGIREILLISTPHDLPGFRRLLGDGHDLGLQITYAEQAHPNGLAEAFLIGADHVAGDPSVLVLGDNIFHGPSFSSRLQTAVDDVGSGRTGCVLFGYPVRDPQRYGVGEADENGRLISIEEKPERPRSDRAITGLYVYDHQVVDIARSITPSARGELEITDINRAYLEQGRATLTDLGRGFAWLDTGTHESLIEAGQYVRVLENRQGVRIACIEEVALRMGFIDAQHCLDLGQAQSGSGYGEYIVEVARSFGATG; via the coding sequence ATGACCAAGGGCATCATCCTGGCCGGCGGCACCGGGAGCCGTCTTCACCCGATCACCCGCGCGGTGTCCAAACAGCTCCTCCCCGTCTACGACAAGCCGATGATCTACCACCCGCTGAGCACCCTCATGCTCGCCGGGATCCGGGAGATCCTGCTCATCTCCACCCCCCACGACCTCCCCGGATTCCGACGCCTCCTCGGCGACGGCCACGACCTCGGCCTGCAGATCACCTACGCCGAACAAGCACACCCCAACGGCCTCGCCGAAGCCTTCCTCATCGGCGCCGACCACGTCGCGGGCGACCCGTCGGTCCTGGTCCTGGGCGACAACATCTTCCACGGACCCTCCTTCTCCTCCCGCCTCCAGACCGCCGTCGACGACGTCGGCTCCGGCCGCACCGGATGCGTCCTGTTCGGCTACCCCGTCCGCGACCCCCAGCGCTACGGCGTCGGAGAAGCCGACGAGAACGGACGCCTCATCTCCATCGAGGAGAAACCCGAACGCCCCAGATCCGACCGCGCCATCACCGGCCTCTACGTCTACGACCACCAGGTCGTCGACATCGCCCGCTCCATCACCCCGTCGGCCCGCGGCGAACTCGAGATCACCGACATCAACCGCGCCTACCTCGAGCAAGGACGCGCCACCCTCACCGACCTCGGACGCGGCTTCGCCTGGCTCGACACCGGCACCCACGAATCCCTCATCGAAGCCGGCCAATACGTCCGCGTCCTCGAGAACCGACAAGGCGTCCGCATCGCCTGCATCGAAGAGGTCGCCCTCCGCATGGGCTTCATCGACGCACAACACTGCCTCGACCTCGGCCAGGCACAGTCCGGATCCGGCTACGGCGAGTACATCGTCGAGGTCGCACGCTCCTTCGGCGCCACCGGCTGA
- a CDS encoding GOLPH3/VPS74 family protein, giving the protein MGADLLISEELLLLGLDDESGKPTWTFDSTILNGAVLFDLVRSGSVEIVDKKVLVTDFFPEHPLLRRVQEVIADEKKTRSVSHWQQMLPYQVKNLQQVIASRLVADGVLTEESGKVMGLFKQTKLPEADPGPERALRARLHDILVVGREPSEHDALLITLLEAGYQTGYLLTDVEKEQRKAGKKRAAAIAKDFKENPVVKAGSDAQMAMFTTIFAAGMISSGSGN; this is encoded by the coding sequence ATGGGGGCCGATCTGCTGATTTCCGAGGAACTGTTGCTGCTGGGCCTGGACGACGAGTCCGGGAAACCCACCTGGACGTTCGACTCCACGATCCTCAACGGCGCGGTGCTGTTCGACCTCGTCCGTTCCGGTTCGGTCGAGATCGTGGACAAGAAGGTGCTGGTCACCGACTTCTTCCCGGAGCACCCGCTGCTGCGCCGGGTGCAGGAGGTGATCGCCGACGAGAAGAAGACGCGGTCGGTCTCGCACTGGCAGCAGATGCTCCCGTACCAGGTGAAGAACCTGCAGCAGGTGATCGCGAGCCGGCTCGTCGCCGACGGCGTCCTGACCGAGGAGTCCGGCAAGGTGATGGGCCTGTTCAAGCAGACGAAGCTGCCCGAGGCCGACCCCGGCCCCGAGCGCGCCCTGCGGGCCCGCCTGCACGACATCCTCGTCGTCGGCCGTGAGCCCTCGGAGCACGACGCTCTGCTGATCACCCTTCTCGAAGCCGGTTACCAGACCGGCTACCTGCTCACCGACGTCGAGAAGGAGCAGCGCAAGGCCGGTAAGAAGCGCGCCGCGGCGATCGCGAAGGACTTCAAGGAGAACCCCGTGGTCAAGGCCGGCTCGGACGCGCAGATGGCCATGTTCACGACGATCTTCGCCGCAGGGATGATCAGCAGCGGCAGCGGGAACTGA
- a CDS encoding glycoside hydrolase family 6 protein: MRTYSALSALVSGALVAATLVGCGTATDTPPATGLPAPTSTSSASESGYFVDWKSPAQSQVQQWEAEGRSDDAEQIRKIASQPFPMWPTGDVAAVEGETRDYVGRAKDANQRPLLVAYNVPHRDCGSFSGGGAPNGDYYRNWIAGLVRGLDGTPSTVVLEPDAVPHEISGCVDGALRDERYALLGQAIDALKAGGAAVYIDAGNPGFISDVDALSGALDRSGVKRADGFSLNVANFYPTAASVEFGTRISQKLGGSHFVVDTSRNGRGPATQQEIGDAPAFCNPPGRGLGANPTTNTGNPLVDALLWVKRPGESDGACRPGEPAAGQWYPDYALGLAQRQQTG; this comes from the coding sequence GTGCGCACCTACTCGGCCCTGTCCGCCCTGGTGTCGGGAGCGTTGGTCGCGGCGACCCTGGTCGGTTGTGGCACCGCCACCGACACCCCGCCGGCCACCGGGCTCCCGGCCCCGACGTCGACATCGTCGGCCTCGGAGTCGGGGTACTTCGTGGACTGGAAGAGCCCGGCGCAGTCGCAGGTCCAGCAGTGGGAGGCCGAGGGGCGGAGCGACGACGCGGAGCAGATCCGCAAGATCGCGAGCCAGCCGTTCCCGATGTGGCCGACCGGTGACGTCGCCGCGGTCGAGGGGGAGACCCGCGACTACGTGGGACGGGCGAAGGACGCGAACCAGCGCCCGCTGCTGGTCGCCTACAACGTCCCGCACCGCGACTGCGGCAGCTTCTCCGGTGGCGGCGCACCGAACGGCGACTACTACCGGAACTGGATCGCGGGCCTGGTCCGCGGTCTGGACGGGACGCCGTCGACGGTGGTGCTCGAGCCCGACGCCGTCCCGCACGAGATCTCCGGCTGCGTCGACGGGGCGTTGCGCGACGAGCGCTACGCCCTGCTCGGGCAGGCGATCGACGCGCTCAAGGCCGGCGGCGCGGCCGTCTACATCGACGCCGGCAACCCCGGCTTCATCTCCGATGTGGACGCCCTCTCCGGGGCGCTGGACCGCTCCGGGGTCAAACGCGCGGACGGGTTCAGCCTCAACGTCGCGAACTTCTACCCCACCGCGGCGAGCGTCGAGTTCGGGACCCGGATCTCGCAGAAGCTCGGCGGATCGCACTTCGTCGTCGACACCAGCCGCAACGGCCGCGGCCCGGCGACGCAGCAGGAGATCGGCGACGCCCCGGCGTTCTGCAACCCGCCCGGCCGCGGACTCGGCGCGAACCCGACGACGAACACCGGGAACCCGCTGGTGGACGCGCTGTTGTGGGTCAAGCGTCCGGGGGAGTCCGACGGCGCCTGCCGTCCGGGTGAGCCGGCGGCGGGGCAGTGGTACCCGGACTACGCGCTGGGGCTGGCCCAGCGGCAGCAGACCGGCTGA